The Halorhabdus sp. BNX81 genome includes a region encoding these proteins:
- a CDS encoding transcriptional regulator: MRQNPEEMTTEPDEIIEQMDRLVADTSPGREGTVPLNGIAEPIARNHRNAIRRGMSTDDIEG; the protein is encoded by the coding sequence ATGCGACAGAACCCCGAAGAAATGACAACCGAACCTGACGAGATCATCGAGCAAATGGACAGGCTCGTCGCGGACACGAGTCCCGGACGTGAGGGGACCGTCCCACTCAATGGGATTGCTGAACCGATCGCCAGAAACCACAGAAACGCCATTCGACGAGGGATGAGTACGGACGATATCGAGGGGTAA
- a CDS encoding phosphoribosyltransferase, with product MADLPEEFPCTITNWEYIYGLCRDVSDDVKADDFEPDVVVSLARGGWFAGRTLCDFLGLDDLTSLKIEHYVGTAAKSQEPEVRYPMPEGSVAGKDVLIVDDIADTGQSLEHAYEYVSERDPNAVRTATLQLLQTSEFEPDFVGERLVEWVWVVYPWNFIEDMIDLISSVMAKADAETFSEEDVRSLLRSYHEVDPIEMEIAQPDRMDEVLTEMERRGVIEYAGEDAWRLSGQ from the coding sequence ATGGCCGACCTGCCGGAGGAATTCCCCTGTACCATCACGAACTGGGAGTACATCTACGGGCTGTGCCGGGATGTCAGCGACGACGTCAAGGCCGACGACTTCGAGCCCGACGTCGTCGTGTCGCTGGCCCGTGGCGGCTGGTTCGCCGGTCGGACGCTGTGTGACTTTCTCGGACTGGACGACCTCACAAGTCTCAAGATCGAACACTACGTCGGGACCGCGGCCAAGAGCCAGGAGCCCGAGGTTCGCTACCCCATGCCCGAGGGCTCAGTCGCTGGCAAGGACGTCCTGATCGTCGACGACATCGCCGACACCGGCCAGTCGCTCGAACACGCTTATGAGTACGTGAGCGAGCGCGATCCGAACGCCGTCCGGACCGCCACGTTGCAGTTGCTCCAGACCAGCGAGTTCGAGCCGGACTTCGTCGGCGAACGCTTGGTGGAGTGGGTCTGGGTCGTCTACCCCTGGAACTTCATCGAGGACATGATCGACCTGATCAGTAGCGTCATGGCGAAGGCCGACGCCGAAACCTTCAGCGAGGAGGACGTCCGGTCGCTGTTGCGTTCCTACCACGAGGTCGACCCGATCGAGATGGAGATCGCCCAGCCCGACCGGATGGACGAAGTGCTCACGGAGATGGAACGCCGCGGCGTCATCGAGTATGCCGGCGAGGACGCCTGGCGGCTCTCCGGGCAGTAA
- the smc gene encoding chromosome segregation protein SMC has product MYITEVVLDNFKSFGRKTRIPFYEDFTTISGPNGSGKSNIVDAILFALGLARTSGIRAEKLTDLIYNPGHQDGESPDREREASVEVVLDNSDRTLSRSQVVSAAGSENVGDIEEITIKRRVKETDDNYYSYYYINGRSVNLGDIQDLLAQAGVAPEGYNVVMQGDVTEIINMTAGARREIIDEIAGVAEFDQKKAQAFEELEVVEDRIDEADLRIEEKETRLEQLEDERETALEYQELRDEKEEYEAYQKAAELEDKRDDLDAVREEIADLEETLEDRQRELDEREGKVVRLEDELAELNAEIERKGEDEQLALKREIEEIKGEIARLEDAIESAEEKRDEAEARRREAFVEIDRKQETIDDLEADIRETKVEKSSVKAEIDDLEVDLAAVQEEIEEVGAEFEEVRDELETKKATLEDAKERRNDLQREQDRLLDEARRRSNQQRELESTIEDLQESIPELDAEIADLEEERRKAEQNRETITDVIDDLAAEKRDLQEEIEAIDDDLEAARQEYAELEARAEESGDASYGRAVTTVLDGDLDGVHGTVGQLGGVDPTYATACETAAGGRLANVVVDDDGIGQRCIEYLKNRNAGRATFLPLTEMDDRSLPSLPDHDGVVDFAYNLVDFDPEYSGIFSYVLGDTLVVEDMATARELMGRYRLVTLDGELVEKSGAMTGGSSSGSRYSFSDSEGQLQRVAERITELEDERQEYREELLGVEERLEDARDRKSEAADQVREIQAEIERREREREETEERIEQRREELAEIEDEREAVSAEMDEIEADIEAVESEIADLEAEIDELEADIEDSRLPELTDEAESLESEIDEREDELDDLDAALNELQLEKQYAEDAIDDLHDQIETAQNRKAEQGERIEELNGNVADEESKLADRQEAVAELEAELADLKADREDLREELNAAQQARDEQKDRVNQIDSQLDEKRETESRLEWEIDELEDAVGEYDPEEIPDHHTVQTRIGQLEAEMERLEPVNMLAIEEYDEVAADLDDLQDKRGTLVEEADGIRERIDSYEAKKKETFMDAFETIDAQFQDIFERLSNGTGRLHLENEDDPFDGGLTMKAQPGDKPIQRLNAMSGGEKSLTALAFIFAIQRHNPAPFYALDEVDAFLDAANADLVGEMVDELAGDAQFVVVSHRSAMLERSERAIGVTMQGDNVSSVTGIDLTEEVPADD; this is encoded by the coding sequence ATGTACATTACAGAGGTCGTCCTCGACAACTTCAAGAGCTTCGGACGGAAGACGCGCATCCCCTTTTACGAGGACTTTACGACCATCAGCGGCCCGAACGGGTCGGGCAAGTCAAACATCGTCGATGCGATCCTCTTCGCGTTAGGGCTGGCCCGCACCTCGGGGATACGCGCCGAGAAGCTGACCGACCTCATCTACAATCCCGGCCATCAGGACGGCGAATCACCGGATCGCGAACGCGAGGCGAGCGTCGAGGTCGTACTGGACAACAGCGACCGGACGCTTTCGCGGTCGCAAGTCGTCAGTGCTGCCGGCAGCGAGAACGTCGGCGACATCGAGGAGATCACGATCAAGCGCCGGGTCAAGGAGACCGACGACAACTACTACTCCTATTACTACATCAACGGCCGCTCGGTCAACCTCGGTGATATCCAGGACCTGCTCGCCCAGGCCGGCGTCGCGCCCGAGGGCTACAACGTCGTCATGCAGGGCGACGTTACGGAGATCATCAACATGACTGCGGGCGCTCGGCGGGAGATCATCGACGAGATCGCGGGCGTCGCGGAGTTCGACCAGAAGAAGGCCCAGGCCTTCGAGGAGTTGGAGGTCGTCGAGGACCGGATCGACGAGGCCGACCTCCGGATCGAGGAGAAGGAGACCCGCCTCGAACAACTCGAAGACGAACGCGAGACGGCCCTGGAGTACCAGGAACTCAGAGACGAGAAAGAGGAGTACGAGGCCTACCAGAAGGCTGCCGAACTCGAGGACAAGCGCGATGATCTCGACGCGGTCCGGGAAGAGATCGCGGACTTAGAGGAGACGCTCGAGGATCGACAGCGCGAACTCGACGAGCGTGAGGGCAAGGTCGTCCGGCTGGAGGACGAACTCGCCGAGTTGAACGCCGAGATCGAGCGCAAGGGCGAGGACGAACAGCTCGCGCTCAAACGCGAGATCGAGGAGATCAAAGGCGAGATCGCCCGACTCGAGGATGCTATCGAGAGCGCCGAGGAGAAGCGTGACGAGGCAGAGGCACGGCGACGCGAGGCCTTCGTCGAGATTGACCGCAAGCAGGAGACCATCGACGATCTGGAAGCCGATATCCGGGAGACGAAAGTCGAGAAGTCCTCGGTGAAAGCCGAGATCGACGATCTCGAGGTCGATCTCGCGGCCGTCCAGGAGGAGATCGAGGAAGTCGGCGCGGAGTTCGAGGAGGTCCGGGACGAACTCGAAACAAAGAAGGCGACCCTCGAAGACGCAAAGGAGCGACGCAACGACCTCCAGCGCGAGCAGGATCGGCTGCTCGACGAGGCCCGGCGGCGCTCGAACCAGCAACGCGAGCTCGAATCCACGATCGAGGATCTCCAGGAGTCGATCCCCGAACTCGACGCCGAGATCGCGGATCTCGAAGAGGAGCGCCGGAAGGCAGAGCAGAACCGCGAGACGATCACGGACGTGATCGACGACCTCGCCGCGGAGAAACGCGACCTCCAGGAAGAGATCGAGGCGATCGACGACGACTTAGAGGCAGCCCGTCAGGAGTACGCCGAACTCGAAGCCAGGGCCGAGGAGTCCGGCGACGCCTCATATGGTCGGGCGGTCACAACAGTCCTCGATGGGGATCTCGACGGCGTCCACGGAACGGTCGGCCAACTCGGCGGGGTCGATCCGACCTACGCGACGGCGTGTGAGACAGCGGCTGGCGGCCGACTCGCGAACGTCGTCGTTGATGATGACGGCATCGGCCAGCGGTGTATCGAGTATCTCAAGAACCGCAACGCCGGGCGGGCGACGTTCCTCCCGCTGACGGAGATGGACGATCGGTCACTGCCGTCGCTTCCCGACCACGATGGTGTCGTCGACTTCGCGTACAACCTCGTGGACTTCGACCCCGAGTATTCGGGCATATTCAGTTACGTCCTCGGGGACACGCTGGTCGTCGAGGACATGGCCACGGCCCGGGAGTTGATGGGACGCTACCGGTTGGTCACCCTCGACGGTGAACTCGTCGAGAAGAGCGGCGCGATGACCGGGGGTTCCTCCAGCGGATCGCGATATTCCTTTTCGGACAGCGAGGGCCAACTCCAGCGGGTCGCCGAACGGATCACCGAGCTCGAAGACGAGCGCCAGGAATATCGTGAAGAGCTATTGGGCGTCGAAGAGCGACTCGAGGACGCTCGCGATCGAAAGTCCGAGGCCGCCGATCAGGTCCGGGAGATCCAGGCCGAGATCGAGCGCCGCGAGCGCGAACGCGAAGAGACCGAGGAGCGCATCGAACAGCGCCGCGAGGAACTCGCGGAGATCGAGGACGAACGGGAAGCTGTCTCCGCGGAGATGGACGAGATCGAGGCCGACATCGAGGCCGTCGAGAGCGAGATCGCCGACCTGGAAGCCGAGATCGACGAGCTGGAAGCCGATATCGAGGACTCCCGGTTGCCCGAACTGACCGACGAGGCCGAATCGCTTGAGAGCGAGATCGACGAGCGCGAGGACGAACTCGACGATCTGGACGCGGCGCTGAACGAACTCCAGCTCGAAAAACAGTACGCCGAGGACGCAATCGACGATCTCCACGACCAGATCGAGACGGCACAGAACCGCAAGGCCGAACAGGGCGAACGTATCGAGGAACTGAACGGGAACGTTGCCGACGAGGAGTCGAAACTGGCCGACAGACAGGAGGCCGTCGCCGAACTCGAAGCCGAACTCGCCGACCTCAAGGCCGACCGTGAGGACCTCCGGGAGGAACTCAACGCGGCCCAGCAGGCACGTGACGAGCAGAAGGACCGAGTCAACCAGATCGACTCACAACTCGACGAAAAACGCGAGACCGAGTCCCGCTTGGAGTGGGAGATCGACGAACTCGAAGATGCTGTCGGGGAGTACGATCCCGAGGAGATTCCCGACCACCACACGGTCCAGACTCGGATCGGCCAACTGGAGGCCGAGATGGAACGCCTGGAACCGGTCAACATGCTCGCCATCGAGGAGTACGACGAGGTCGCGGCCGATCTCGACGATCTGCAGGACAAACGCGGGACACTCGTCGAGGAAGCCGACGGGATCCGTGAGCGGATCGACTCCTACGAGGCCAAAAAGAAGGAAACGTTCATGGACGCCTTCGAGACGATCGACGCCCAGTTCCAGGACATCTTCGAGCGACTCTCGAACGGGACGGGGCGACTCCACCTCGAAAACGAGGACGATCCCTTCGACGGCGGGCTGACGATGAAGGCCCAGCCCGGCGACAAGCCGATCCAGCGGCTGAACGCGATGAGTGGCGGCGAGAAGTCCCTGACTGCGCTGGCCTTTATCTTCGCGATCCAGCGACACAATCCGGCCCCGTTCTACGCGCTGGACGAGGTCGACGCCTTTCTCGACGCCGCCAATGCCGACCTCGTCGGTGAGATGGTCGACGAACTCGCCGGTGACGCTCAGTTCGTCGTCGTCTCCCATCGCTCGGCGATGCTGGAGCGCTCCGAGCGTGCGATCGGCGTCACGATGCAGGGCGATAACGTGAGTAGCGTGACGGGAATCGATCTCACCGAGGAGGTGCCCGCGGATGACTGA
- a CDS encoding ScpA family protein encodes MTEEELMSEDQREDTDGGEQTRPDGGTGVMAQSGAPSEPSLDDGEVEPVEVLVGLAEDDEIDPWDIDVVRVTDKFLERLDEVDLRTSGRALFYASVLLRMKSDALLEDDDPAEEPAVDEPADPFAAGDLSGGDSDPFDALEDEMDRRLDRKRARGTPDTLEDLVRELREAERSADWKESREYDTSDSPRGFRRGTQELDYRMDDDMREDAEPTVEDVTGTAHGENVEELVESVATKIETQFDAGRDAVLFAEVDGAAGSRIESFLGLLFLSNQGRIVLDQDEYFGDLWIQPPESTPAE; translated from the coding sequence ATGACTGAGGAGGAATTGATGAGTGAGGACCAACGGGAGGACACGGACGGGGGAGAACAGACGCGACCCGACGGCGGGACAGGCGTGATGGCCCAATCTGGCGCGCCTTCCGAGCCATCACTCGACGACGGCGAGGTCGAACCCGTCGAAGTCCTGGTCGGGCTTGCGGAGGACGACGAGATAGACCCGTGGGACATCGACGTGGTGCGAGTGACCGACAAGTTCCTCGAACGTCTCGACGAGGTCGACCTCCGGACGTCCGGGCGGGCGCTGTTCTACGCGAGTGTCCTGTTGCGGATGAAAAGCGACGCGCTGCTGGAAGACGACGACCCTGCCGAGGAACCTGCGGTGGACGAACCGGCCGATCCGTTCGCCGCCGGCGATCTTTCGGGGGGAGACAGCGATCCGTTCGACGCCTTAGAGGATGAGATGGACCGGCGACTCGACCGCAAACGGGCACGCGGGACGCCAGACACCCTCGAGGATCTCGTCCGGGAACTCCGGGAGGCCGAGCGGTCGGCCGACTGGAAGGAGTCGAGGGAGTACGACACCAGCGACTCCCCGCGTGGATTCCGCCGCGGGACCCAGGAACTCGACTACCGGATGGACGACGACATGCGGGAGGACGCCGAGCCTACGGTCGAGGACGTGACCGGGACGGCCCACGGCGAGAACGTCGAGGAACTCGTCGAGTCCGTCGCCACGAAGATCGAGACGCAGTTCGACGCCGGGCGCGACGCGGTGTTGTTTGCCGAAGTCGACGGTGCCGCCGGCTCACGCATCGAGTCGTTCCTGGGCCTGCTCTTTCTGTCAAACCAGGGCCGGATCGTCCTCGACCAGGACGAGTACTTCGGGGATCTGTGGATCCAACCCCCCGAATCGACGCCGGCCGAGTGA
- the gatB gene encoding Asp-tRNA(Asn)/Glu-tRNA(Gln) amidotransferase subunit GatB, giving the protein MTAQAIQERDLTVVIGLEVHVQLETATKIFCGCSTDLEDADPNTHTCPVCLGLPGSLPVLNEGAVEAAVRVGKAIDADIPEQTRFHRKNYYYPDLPKNFQISQYDAPICQDGELEFSVEGERRTVGIERAHLEEDPGSLQHAGGNIDTADYTLVNYNRAGVPLMEIVTEPDFRDATEVRAFLAKLEEVLEYLGIFDATRDGSLRIDANLSLVDASEVDDDGSIDQDVLEDANRTEVKNISSHKGAEKALAYEAQRQKNAVERGREVEQETRHWDESRGITVSMRSKEEEKDYRYFREADLPPLEVSHWKEELSIPELPDARRERFGEEYGLNEEAASKLTTTKQVADFYEDLASEFDPDLVATWVADELLGELNYRDMAITDVADRLDEIERLVELVASEEITAKNARETVLRGMLDDGDDPDTIVEREGLGKTQRDELQGAVEEAIEENPDAVSDYHDGDGGAINFLVGQVMQKTGGSADPGDVNELLRAELED; this is encoded by the coding sequence ATGACTGCCCAAGCCATTCAGGAACGCGATCTTACCGTCGTGATCGGGCTGGAGGTCCACGTCCAGCTCGAAACCGCGACGAAGATCTTCTGTGGCTGTTCGACCGATCTCGAAGACGCCGACCCGAACACTCACACCTGCCCGGTCTGTCTCGGGCTACCAGGATCGCTGCCGGTACTCAACGAGGGGGCCGTCGAGGCCGCCGTCAGGGTTGGGAAGGCCATCGACGCCGACATTCCCGAACAGACCCGCTTTCACCGGAAGAACTACTACTACCCCGACCTGCCGAAGAACTTCCAGATCAGCCAGTACGACGCGCCGATCTGTCAGGACGGCGAACTGGAATTCAGTGTCGAAGGCGAGCGCCGGACGGTCGGGATCGAGCGCGCTCACCTCGAAGAGGACCCCGGGAGCCTCCAGCACGCCGGCGGGAACATCGACACCGCCGACTACACGCTCGTGAACTACAACCGCGCCGGCGTCCCGCTGATGGAGATCGTCACCGAACCGGACTTCCGGGACGCGACGGAGGTCCGGGCCTTCCTCGCGAAACTGGAGGAAGTCCTCGAGTACCTGGGCATTTTCGATGCAACGCGGGACGGCTCGCTCCGGATCGACGCAAACCTCTCGCTTGTCGACGCAAGCGAGGTCGACGACGATGGCTCCATCGACCAGGATGTCCTCGAAGACGCCAACCGGACCGAGGTCAAGAACATCTCCAGTCACAAGGGAGCTGAAAAGGCACTGGCCTACGAGGCCCAGCGACAGAAAAACGCCGTCGAACGCGGCCGCGAGGTTGAACAGGAGACCCGCCACTGGGACGAGTCCCGGGGGATCACGGTCTCGATGCGCTCGAAGGAAGAAGAGAAGGACTACCGCTACTTCCGGGAGGCCGACCTGCCGCCCCTGGAGGTCAGCCACTGGAAGGAGGAGCTGTCGATTCCAGAGTTGCCGGACGCCCGCCGTGAGCGTTTCGGCGAGGAGTACGGGCTCAACGAGGAAGCCGCCTCGAAGCTCACCACCACCAAGCAGGTCGCGGACTTCTACGAGGACCTGGCAAGCGAGTTCGATCCCGATCTCGTGGCGACCTGGGTCGCCGACGAACTCCTGGGCGAACTCAACTACCGCGACATGGCGATCACCGACGTGGCGGACCGCCTGGACGAGATCGAACGCCTCGTCGAACTCGTCGCAAGCGAGGAGATCACCGCCAAGAACGCCCGCGAGACCGTCCTCCGCGGGATGCTCGACGACGGCGACGATCCCGACACGATCGTCGAGCGCGAGGGACTCGGCAAAACCCAACGCGACGAACTTCAGGGTGCCGTCGAGGAAGCTATCGAGGAGAACCCCGACGCCGTTTCAGACTATCACGACGGCGACGGCGGCGCGATCAACTTCCTCGTCGGCCAGGTGATGCAAAAGACAGGCGGAAGTGCGGATCCCGGTGACGTGAACGAGTTGTTGCGGGCCGAGCTAGAGGACTAG
- a CDS encoding AEC family transporter, with translation MSALELSSLVGIFGTAILPIIAIAAAGFALGRVKDVDAGPLNTITVYVLVPALVFHTLVMTPMDGETVLLVAVGVLAVTLVMLAIAGGVGRLAGRTEPLLGAFVLTAAFANSGNFGIPLSKFAFGELGESTAVLYAAVQGVLLYTLGTYVAARGSGGALAGVRRAARIPLVYVVVVALGVRWLGLAPAAGSSAMETLRLVGDSSIPVMLLILGIQLSGTDYGAAIGQVGLSNLLKLTVAPVVAVGIALVLGFENQTVARVFILESAGPTAVTPIILLGEFSEHGDGPIGPAEFASTAILTSTLLSIPILTVLIALLRAGVVI, from the coding sequence GTGTCCGCGCTCGAACTGTCGTCGCTCGTCGGAATCTTCGGAACGGCCATCCTGCCGATCATCGCGATCGCAGCCGCCGGGTTCGCGCTCGGGCGTGTCAAGGACGTCGACGCCGGGCCGCTGAACACCATCACGGTCTACGTGCTGGTGCCCGCGCTGGTCTTTCATACCCTGGTGATGACGCCGATGGACGGCGAGACGGTCCTACTTGTCGCCGTCGGCGTCCTGGCCGTGACACTGGTCATGCTGGCCATCGCCGGCGGGGTCGGGCGACTCGCCGGCCGGACCGAGCCCCTGCTGGGGGCGTTCGTCCTGACGGCCGCCTTCGCCAACTCGGGGAACTTCGGCATCCCGCTCTCGAAGTTCGCCTTCGGCGAGCTCGGCGAGAGCACGGCGGTGCTCTACGCGGCGGTCCAGGGCGTGCTCCTGTACACCCTCGGGACGTACGTCGCGGCGCGGGGCAGCGGCGGGGCGCTCGCCGGCGTCCGCCGCGCGGCCCGGATCCCGCTGGTGTACGTGGTCGTCGTCGCGCTCGGCGTCCGCTGGCTCGGCCTCGCCCCGGCGGCCGGTTCATCGGCCATGGAGACGCTCCGGCTGGTCGGCGACTCCTCGATCCCGGTCATGCTACTCATCCTCGGGATCCAGCTCTCGGGGACGGACTACGGCGCAGCCATCGGCCAGGTGGGGCTCTCGAACCTGCTCAAACTCACGGTCGCGCCGGTCGTCGCCGTCGGAATCGCGCTCGTCCTGGGCTTCGAAAATCAGACGGTCGCGCGTGTATTCATCCTCGAATCAGCTGGCCCCACCGCAGTCACGCCGATCATTCTGCTGGGCGAATTCAGCGAGCACGGCGACGGACCGATCGGCCCCGCGGAGTTCGCCAGCACCGCGATCCTGACGTCGACACTGCTGAGCATCCCGATACTGACCGTCCTGATCGCACTCCTCAGGGCCGGCGTCGTGATCTAG
- a CDS encoding alpha/beta fold hydrolase yields MRTRRRFLQTCIALSGASLAGCSEDDEPSTPTSTTTDASTTETDTATSEPSESTATDEPTETTEPTETESIDPETLKETGRAFVNQLAAGEYAAIMDDYAFSEQFTAQIDAEQLESIWTTQTASLGQFVELAGAEYSRSDGYHVTVVLARFTGGRQAVRLVFDDTATIVGLFFPASGGSYSPPEYVDQSAFEEVDRTIEATETCSLPAKLTLPTGEESVPGVVLVHGSGPNDMDETLGPNKPFKDLAWGLASRGVAVLRYDKRTHACDVDRATLTLDEKVTDDALTALGVFREHPRIDPSRTVVVGHSIGAMTAPRIADRDGSVAGAVMLAGNARPLLDVIPEQQEYLFRLDGELSDEEATQLQAVEQTVERIRSLDISEDEILFGLGGRPFWRTVQEYDQVATAKELDVPLAIFQGERDYQVTVENGYNQWQQALGDRENVSFSLYPDLNHLFMPGEGQPSPAEYFQPNNVSRAVVEDVASWVRRVTGEDDQ; encoded by the coding sequence ATGCGAACTCGCCGCCGTTTCCTCCAGACGTGCATTGCCCTCTCCGGCGCGTCGCTGGCCGGCTGTTCGGAGGACGACGAACCGTCGACACCGACGAGCACGACAACAGATGCGTCTACGACGGAAACCGACACGGCGACGTCGGAACCGAGCGAGTCGACAGCGACCGACGAGCCCACAGAAACGACCGAACCGACTGAGACGGAATCCATCGATCCGGAGACACTCAAAGAGACCGGACGGGCGTTCGTCAACCAACTCGCTGCCGGCGAGTACGCCGCGATCATGGACGACTATGCGTTTTCCGAACAGTTCACCGCCCAAATCGACGCCGAGCAGCTCGAATCGATCTGGACCACCCAGACCGCCTCCCTGGGGCAGTTCGTCGAACTCGCCGGAGCGGAGTACAGCCGATCGGACGGGTACCACGTCACCGTGGTCCTCGCGCGCTTCACCGGCGGTCGACAGGCGGTCCGGCTCGTCTTCGACGACACCGCAACGATCGTCGGGCTGTTTTTCCCGGCGTCGGGCGGCTCCTATTCCCCGCCGGAGTACGTCGACCAGTCGGCGTTCGAGGAAGTCGATCGGACGATCGAGGCGACCGAGACGTGTTCGCTGCCGGCGAAACTCACGCTCCCGACAGGCGAGGAGTCGGTCCCCGGCGTCGTCCTGGTTCACGGATCAGGCCCCAACGACATGGACGAGACGCTCGGGCCAAACAAACCGTTCAAGGATCTCGCGTGGGGGCTGGCGAGCCGTGGCGTCGCCGTCCTCCGGTATGACAAGCGAACACATGCCTGTGACGTCGATCGGGCCACGCTCACGCTTGACGAGAAGGTCACTGACGACGCGTTGACCGCGCTTGGCGTCTTCCGTGAACACCCCCGGATCGACCCCTCCCGAACTGTCGTCGTCGGTCACTCCATCGGCGCGATGACCGCGCCACGGATCGCCGACCGCGACGGGTCGGTTGCGGGCGCGGTCATGCTGGCTGGCAACGCCCGCCCACTACTGGACGTCATTCCGGAACAGCAGGAGTATTTGTTCCGTCTCGACGGTGAACTCAGCGACGAGGAGGCGACCCAACTCCAAGCGGTCGAACAAACGGTCGAACGAATTCGGTCGCTGGACATCAGTGAGGATGAGATCCTCTTCGGCCTCGGCGGGCGTCCCTTCTGGCGGACTGTCCAGGAATACGATCAGGTGGCGACGGCCAAGGAACTCGACGTGCCCCTCGCCATTTTCCAGGGCGAGCGCGACTATCAGGTCACCGTCGAGAATGGATATAACCAGTGGCAGCAGGCACTCGGTGACCGGGAGAACGTTTCGTTCTCCCTGTACCCCGACCTGAACCATCTCTTCATGCCGGGTGAGGGCCAGCCGTCACCGGCCGAGTACTTCCAGCCGAACAACGTCTCCCGCGCAGTCGTCGAGGACGTTGCGTCGTGGGTGCGACGGGTGACGGGCGAGGACGATCAGTAG